A genome region from Euphorbia lathyris chromosome 4, ddEupLath1.1, whole genome shotgun sequence includes the following:
- the LOC136227861 gene encoding small ribosomal subunit protein eS10z-like produces the protein MIISEKNRREISKYLFQEGVCFAKKDYNLAKHPNIDVPNLQVIKLMQSFKSKEYVRETFAWMHYYWYLTNDGIEFLRTYLNLPSEIVPATLKKQNKPLGRPMGGPPGDRPRGPSRFDGERRFGGDRDGYRGGPRGAGGDFGDKGGAPADYRPTYGGSGGRPGFGRGAGAFGAGPASSNLP, from the exons ATG ATCATCTCCGAGAAGAACCGCCGAGAAATCTCCAAGTACCTCTTTCAAG agGGAGTATGTTTTGCAAAGAAAGATTACAATCTTGCAAAGCACCCAAATATCGATGTGCCGAACTTGCAAGTTATTAAGCTGATGCAGAGCTTCAAGTCAAAGGAGTATGTTCGTGAAACCTTCGCATGGATGCACTACTACTGGTACCTTACGAACGATGGTATTGAGTTCCTGCGAACTTATCTCAATTTACCATCTGAAATCGTGCCTGCTACATTGAAGAAACAGAACAAGCCTCTTGGTAGGCCGATGGGAGGCCCACCTGGCGATCGCCCACG TGGCCCTTCTCGCTTTGatggagagaggagatttggTGGTGATCGAGATGGATACCGTGGAGGACCCCGAGGAGCTGGTGGTGACTTTGGCGACAAGGGTGGAGCTCCTGCTGATTACAGGCCTACATATGGG GGTAGCGGTGGAAGGCCTGGCTTCGGGCGTGGTGCTGGTGCTTTTGGTGCAGGGCCTGCTAGCTCGAATCTCCCTTGA